ATAATCAGAAATAGGTTACATGATCATTATCAGTGTTGTAATAGGAAAAGCATGCAGTAGGCATATCTATATACTTACTATAGTATATAGctagtatataaaagaaaaaaatctagatAAAGcgcaagaaatgtaatttctataCAATGTTCCTCTACTATGgatgcaaaatgtaatatttttgtcaATATCATTATACTTCTAAGACTTGTGGGTTAGTTCTTTTATCATTATTCTAGGTTCGCTattcaataaatagaaaaaccAGGACTACATAGCATGCACATAAACAAACTCTTGGTTCTTTTTAGTATTCTTTGTCATTTTGCCTTCACCACACGCTAAGCTAAGTTAGTAAACGCTGAATTTGCTAATTAGTAAGGATCAGAAATCCACAGTAAGCGGACTGTTTTATTTCCATTAGGGTTTTCTAGCAGTGGGCAGATCTAACCATTTGCTAATTAAGTGATTAATTGTCTCATTCTAAGAGTAAGATATTCCACTGAGCTAGCACAAAGCAAGAAACAGACGGGATTCTGACAAGCAACAGAAATACGTTCAGTGTGATTAGGTGCTGCTGTGTTCGTAAAAGCTTTCAATGGAAAGGAAGGAATggttaaaaatgtgaatatttgtatGTGGAACACCAGGAATGCCACATATCCTGCTTTGCCAGGAAAGTCCCACGTTTTTCTAATGAAATGAAAGTATAAGTAAAcattagtaatacattttattcatttggtattattattgtgcCATTACAAGCATGTTGTCAGatgtgttttgcatatttttgttagATCCGTTTGGTATTTGCAAACTAAATATCTTGTTAAAAATCTAGTGGTATGAAATTACTGGAGCGACTTCAGTCCCTATACACAGGGGTCTGTACATTGGAAGTTCTGTACTGAGTTCTATACTGTCCAGTAAAGTTGTTCTGGTGCTGCCAGGTTACTTGTGTACCAATGGgaaatttactttcactttctgtccaaagACAAAACGGGATGTTGAAGAAAATCTCACAAAGCAAAAGGAATTGCCCTTTGGACAAGTGTCCCTAACTTGTTCTTGAACTTATTCCAAATCTTCAATGCTGGATTCCCCCACATTCTAAAGTAAGTAGTTaaagaatgaaaaaggaaaggcttttttggcaacaacAAATAATTGACTGAAAAAGTGCAGATTAGCAAATCTAGACTTAGCTTTCTCTGAGCTGATACTAAACAAGCAAATATCAGAAACATGACAATTCTTTTTGATTGTACAGTCAGCATCCTGAGGATCATAGAAATTGTAGAGATATAGCAGTGGTCTCttaacctgacgcgtttcactgtatggcttcctcagggtaggGTAGAAACATAATTGGAAGTTCAATGATTACAAGAAAGAAAGTTTTGAGGATTAGAAGGTATAGAGCCAAATGCTGAAGGAaccaaataattgaaataaaggGTTCCAGTAGGCTAAGGTAACTAACCCATAGTGTTCCAAGTGCTGTATAAGGTACACCCAGGATATGTCAAATAGAATGATAATAAATGAGATCCCAGACTATCCTTGGTCAATCTCCAGGTATATATAAGGGATACGTGCAAAATACCCAGAAGCTGGTGGAGTGTCGTAAAGTCTTCTGTGCAGCTTGCCAGCAACTTCTGGGTTTGGTGATAGTGGTCACCAGTATAAATGGGCacaaagacagcaaaataaaCATGGCAAAAGGCTAAACCTTCAAGAAAGGTAAAACTTAAAGAAAGGTTGCCTTAACATTGctaatatttacacacatataaataaagggGTTTAAACCATGAGGAAACAGGTATAgggtttattatttatacttgGCCACTAGATGAGTGGGTGGCACAAAAATTGGTCTTCCACCAGTGCCATTTGGTAGCTCCACCACTGCTGCTGGTGAGGTGCTTTATCATAGCGTATATGCTGaagaactgaagaagcagcttgaaaAGGCTGCAAAACGTCTAaggtaaatgtgactaactactactaagtATACCTGGACAAATGAGAACCCTCATTAACAATAATTGTTGTTTTAgcaaccaaaaaatgtaaaagcatgcATAGCAAATACTATTCTTTTTTACCATTGTCCATATGACCTCCATACCCTCTCTGCTTCCCCAGGGTCCATTGGGTGGGGATAAGGATTATAATGATTATAGGCAATTTCTAACAATGTTTTAAATTTCAGCAGTTCTTAAAGTGTTTGGATACCATCCTAATGTCTATGACGTAGATGGGGATAGAAGGATGAATGACATTTCTGGACATTGCCTGCCTGCAGCATATGGCAAAGTTTGCTGAGCAGGTTTGGCGGGGTGGCGTCTCAGCTTGTGGTGTCCCAGGCTGACAATGGGACTACAGGCATGCTGTCCTGACTGTATGTCCTattagagaaaaagagaaaaactaaTCACTATACAACTGATCGGCTGGACTGCCAAGGGTCACCTCAACTTTTAAAGCCTCAACTTTTCCTTAATAAAGTAGTTGACTGGGAACAATTAAGCAATGTAGCTACAAAGTATATATTGTGCGGTTACctacacttacaaaaaaaaagtttttattattgaattatcCAAGatgaggaaaaaatgttttattcatccaTATTATAAAAAGGCTGCTCTTTTTGAAGAAGGTTTTCTTGACCAGGAGAAATGATTCCCTCCTATTACATATATTAGGTATACAGCAGTGCTGAAATGTTCACAATGCACACACCTGCATTCTCTGTGGCTATAGGATTGACAGCACTCCAGGATCTTTTCAGTAAAAAATGACTAATAAAACTGGAAATCTAAAACGAAATATGGCTGCTGCCCAATTACTGGAGCTCCTGTAGAGTCTGGCATGTCTCCTATGTATGCGAATCCTTCTGTAGCTGTGCTGTAAGTGCTTTTTTATTGTCAGAAAAATGTACGGTACTGTCACACAAATCAACATAAAAACCACACGATTATACAAATCATTATCTGTGGACCCAATAATACAGAGACTAAAAgaatacaaacaaatattatatcCACATTTTTGAGAATCTGGGGCATTCTGGATAGGGAGCATGTTCCCTAAAGCGGAGTTTAggaaaactgataaattattatgtgcaaaacatataaaatagatGTTTTTACATAGCTGTGCCACAAAGAACAACACTTTTCTGCAAAGGATGACATTTGATTGTTAGAACTCTGGCCCCTGGAACCCAGTACTGGGTGCTAGGTTTGAATACTAGCCAGGATACTATCTACAAGGTGTTTGCATGTTCCCCTCAGGTTTGCATTGATTTCCCCTGGCATTCCAGTTTCCCCCACAGCTCCAAAATTAGGTAACTGGATCCCCCAGATATTATCTTTGGTACGTGTGGAAAATAGGCAACAAAAACCAAATTAGAGCTCTTCATTTTCTATATGGAAGACtaaaatgtatgttgttttatattatagCCAACTAATAAACATTACTTTGTAGTAACACGCCTGAATCAGGTTTTATAACCCAACAAGTTTGATAATCTTCTTGCACTGGCCCCTCCAAATATTCACAATATATACATTGTGCTTTTATCTGTTTTCACGAAACCTTTAACTACTTCCAATCTTAGGCAATGTCAGAATAACTTCCAGGACCCAGATATCATAGAACATATTATACAAGGATATCAGATGGTCCAGAAATGTATGGGCAATAAAATATGGAGGCAATCACAATTCACGATAATGCACAGAGCACCTTATAACCATTCTCTTTTATTGTTTGGCTACTGGGATGAGTCCACTTCTTCTATGATACCTAAAGATATATGTGCTCGGATCAATGTTTGCCTTTTAGCAGCTAGACCAACCATAATGTATAATTGGATTCAGCCCCGGTTGACAAGGATGGAACAGGTTATaccatctttaaaaataattttccatagAGAAATATTAGAAGCTCATCTAATTGTACAAACCCGATCCTTATAAAGATGGTATAATTTTTTGACAAGTTTTCCAGATCCAGAAAAGGTGAGACTTctagaatgttttaaatattcctcattgtttattttgaatgttttgcgATGATAAACAGAGGATTAATTTGTACTGCCAAGTCACAGTAGTGTAGGGGTTAATAGGGTCATATGTGATGGTATGCTGCAATTggattttttgatgtttttccaTGGATATGGTTTGGTGTTTAGTTGCCACTCCCGGTTCAGACTATACTTTTATTAGCTCACCACTGTTGTACTGGTTGATTGCTCCACTtttgtgcaccccccccccccttcgtccccttgttttatttgtaatgattatatttttatttataaaacttaattaaaacaGCTTAAAACATGTGTTGTTCAtctttaatataaacatttgacACCGTGTTGTTACAAATCGAATAACACGTATAATGACTTTATGTAACAGTCTGAAAGGTGTAACTTTGCTACCTACCTAATATATAAAAGTCTAAAGGTGTAAGTTCACAGGTACAGTCCTTTACGCTTCCAAAATAGGAGCCAAATGTGGTTATAATGTGCATTCTTGACATTGGTAATAGCTCTCCCATACCAATATgcatttagttctgttttagaaACATGATGGGTGAGCAGCActtataaaaataactttcaggttgaGGAACCAGGGATAGGCCTAGCAGAGTACAAGGTGATGTCAGGGTGGAGACATACTCAAATAACCGATGTTTATGGTGTTATTAGCCCTTTTTCCTATGttactatatttataataatctaGCAAGTAAATTGGTTCCTATGCATGTGAAACCTGTGTATTTCTCTGTTTTGTTGTAAAATACACTGATTTGAtgattttcttatatatatatctgaaatgAATTTAGCCCATGCGACGTCACCCTGCCGCAAAATACAATCCTGCTTATATCCCCGATTCATCAACAACACAAGTGCAGTTTCCCATCCTAATATTTGGGAATGACAAGCCTCTGTATTCTGATTACATATTTGTCAGCCCGATGTCCTAGAAGTGCCACTGGGTTTTGGTGGAATATTATACTTTGTAACAGAAATCTTCATTCTTACTGTCAGAGAGGCTCTGTGCTTATTGCAGGTTATTCATTGCTGTTGACAGTGGATTTTACCAAGGATGACAGCTTGTTGTTGTACTGTCTATCCATAAATCCAAGGCCAATCCCGCTGTTTTATTTATAAGAGTGAAGCCGATTTTATTATACTATTCTCCAACTCAAGTTAACTAAAATCTGTCACAGGAGCAGAGGACAATATCTcttgatttaaaatgaatgtgccAGAGTTCCAGTAATGAATTTATCTTACAGCAAAGTCAAGCTGTCGTGCAGTTTTGAAAAGCCTGATGTAAAAGGTCAGCCAAATCTGATTCTTCAATTTTGTGTTGGCCATGGTGAAATGAATCATAAGTAAGatttatcttaatttttttgtaaaaacattttaatgatcccacttaaaatgtatcaaatatgaACAGATCCCCAAACCATAACAAAACCTTACTGTTGCAGTGTTTCAGCCTTTGGACTACCTCTTCAATACATActtatttcttttgtaaaaaatctgttttagaaCTGGCCAAATTCACAATTTTCAGACAACGATCCCTATCCTATCCTTCTCTTTAATGGTGCACAGTAATGCATCGGACACTCCAGGGCCACCACAGATCACACAGCGTCCTTGGAAAGAACCATAGATACACTCATCACAGATGCAAACTAGTGTACAGGGACATGCATAAGAGTCACAGTTCCTATTACATTTTTCACACAATCCTCCTATACCTACTCCAGCTTGCTTCCTGCAAAAAATCAAACCAGGGTGATGCTTTGCCATCTTCCCCTACCATTCACGATGCCAGCACAACGTCTGTGTTCCAAGCTTCACTGTGATGGCACAAGCATTTTAACAGTTAGCAGGTGTCACAAATTCAAGTCTATGAAGGTGGCATGGTGGCAAACCACTCCCAGTACatgtaaattctaaaaaaaaaaggcagtaacACTGATGTTCCCTACCGCCTGTCAAAAAAAGGATAATGAACGGGACCCAATGGGCACAGTGGTTGGACAGAAATAggatgtgtattattattattattattattaaccacctgagcgttacactgaggtctagatttctgtaccaaaagtgatccactgtttttcatgaaattttttttaaccacctgagcgttacactgaggtctagatttctgtaccaaaagtgatccactgtttttcatgaaatttttttttaaattgtagacctgtaacttacagaaatatgtccggacaggggttctagtagatattatgaataaaaaaaaagtttgaaacacacaatcatttaaaaaaaaaaaattacttttaataaaattaaaggaaaaacacaaaaatcagcttaaacatgactatgtaaacaaatcaaaaatactgaaaatactgaaaaagcaataactctgtatattgtaaagtactatattattctaaaaattctatccaatcaaatacaaaatataaatttgaatttccaagttatttacttttattttatttttttttattttttgatt
This portion of the Pyxicephalus adspersus chromosome 8, UCB_Pads_2.0, whole genome shotgun sequence genome encodes:
- the PHF5A gene encoding LOW QUALITY PROTEIN: PHD finger-like domain-containing protein 5A (The sequence of the model RefSeq protein was modified relative to this genomic sequence to represent the inferred CDS: inserted 2 bases in 1 codon; deleted 2 bases in 1 codon), whose translation is MAKHHPGLIFCRKQAGVGIGGLCEKCNRNCDSYACPCTLVCICDECIYGSFQGRCVICGGPGVSDALLCTIKEKDDRDRCLKIVNLASSKTDXFYKRNKYVLKR